One stretch of Mastomys coucha isolate ucsf_1 unplaced genomic scaffold, UCSF_Mcou_1 pScaffold12, whole genome shotgun sequence DNA includes these proteins:
- the Fam43a gene encoding protein FAM43A, whose amino-acid sequence MLPWKKHKFELLAEAPPRQASKPKGYAVSLHYSALSSLARACPEGALSRVGSMFRSKRKKLHITSEDPTYTVLYLGNATTIQARGDGCTDLAVGKIWSKSEAGRQGTKMKLTVSAQGIRMVHAEERALRRPGHLYLLHRVTYCVADARLPKVFAWVYRHELKHKAVMLRCHAVLVSKPEKAQAMALLLYQTSANALAEFKRLKRRDDARHQQQELVGAHTIPLVPLRKLLLHGPCCYKPPVERSRSAPKLGSITEDLLGEQQEEEELQEEEEEHLEGCLEEEEEEEDRVGDGDPAEEEAEAQRALVVAMQLECEDLLDPLENGHEEALGDGGGVSLGPSSGTSLPLSGCATDMKAQLSQLISDLGDLSFGNDVRTLESDLRVTRLLSGESTGSESSIEGGGLDATSASPGNPSGPADSTSLDEPYSG is encoded by the coding sequence ATGCTGCCGTGGAAGAAGCACAAGTTCGAGCTGCTGGCCGAGGCGCCGCCGCGGCAGGCGTCCAAGCCTAAGGGCTACGCTGTGAGCCTGCACTACTCCGCGCTCAGCTCCTTGGCGAGAGCCTGCCCGGAAGGCGCGCTCAGCCGGGTAGGCAGCATGTTCCGCTCCAAGCGCAAGAAGCTGCACATCACCAGCGAGGACCCCACTTACACTGTGCTCTACCTGGGGAATGCTACCACCATCCAGGCGCGCGGGGACGGTTGCACTGACCTAGCGGTGGGCAAGATCTGGAGCAAGAGTGAGGCTGGCCGTCAAGGGACTAAGATGAAGCTGACCGTGAGTGCACAAGGCATCCGCATGGTGCATGCTGAGGAACGAGCGCTGCGACGTCCGGGCCACCTCTACCTGCTGCACCGTGTCACCTACTGTGTGGCAGACGCGCGGCTACCCAAAGTCTTCGCCTGGGTGTACCGGCATGAGCTGAAGCACAAGGCGGTAATGCTACGCTGCCACGCGGTGCTGGTGTCCAAGCCGGAGAAGGCTCAGGCCATGGCCCTGCTGCTCTACCAGACGTCAGCCAACGCTCTGGCAGAGTTTAAACGTCTCAAGCGGCGGGATGATGCGCGTCACCAGCAGCAGGAGTTGGTGGGCGCGCACACCATTCCACTAGTGCCTCTGCGCAAGCTGCTTTTGCACGGACCTTGCTGCTACAAGCCGCCAGTGGAGCGCAGCCGCAGCGCTCCCAAGCTGGGCTCCATCACCGAGGACCTGCTTGGGgaacagcaggaggaggaggagctgcaggaggaagaagaggagcaccTCGAGggctgcctggaggaggaggaggaagaagaggaccgCGTGGGGGATGGGGATCCAGcagaggaagaggctgaggcGCAGAGGGCCCTGGTGGTGGCCATGCAGTTGGAATGTGAGGACCTGCTGGACCCGCTGGAAAATGGCCACGAGGAGGCGTTGGGGGACGGCGGCGGGGTCTCGCTGGGCCCCAGCTCGGGGACATCACTTCCTCTGTCAGGCTGTGCCACAGACATGAAGGCCCAACTGTCTCAGCTTATTAGTGACCTGGGCGACCTTAGCTTTGGCAATGACGTGCGCACCCTGGAGTCCGATTTAAGGGTGACACGCCTGCTGTCGGGCGAGAGCACAGGCAGCGAGAGCTCCATCGAGGGTGGAGGCCTGGACGccacctctgccagccctggAAACCCATCGGGCCCTGCTGACAGCACCAGCCTAGATGAGCCCTACTCGGGCTAA